One Archangium violaceum genomic window, TCTGTACCCTCTGTCATGAAAAGTCCCGGTGGTCTCATGGTAGGAGCTGCTCGATGCGAGAGCCGGGAATCAATAGCTCGAGTTCACGCAGCATCTCGACTTTGAACCGCAAGCACAATTCCGCGGACAGATAGCCCTGCCCGGCCACACGTGCCGCCGCGGCATCCGCGGCCTGTGCCGCCATCCGCTGGGCGAAGCCATCCGTGACGGGTCCATTCCTGTTGATCTCGGGAACCTGCACCGACAAGTGGCAGGAGACGAAGTCCGGTTCGTCCGGGAAGCGCAAGAGGTTGATGATCAACCGGGCCGCCTTCCACCCGCCGGAGTCCTCCCCATCATGAGAAACAACGGGGACGAACTCGAACTGCGACGGCGAGATACCTCCTGGCCCGCCCGCGATCGAGACGCACGCGGAAACGGATAACAGCCCCACGACGGCAACGAGTCGCAAGAGGGTGCCCATCCCCCCCCCCCGCCTATCACGCCGAGCCCACTCCACCGTGTCACCGTCAGGTGACGGTGTTCTTGAGTTGGTCCTTCTCGCGTGGAGCGGGTGCCCCTCAGTAAGCCTCCGCGGCGGATTGTTCGGGGGCTGGGGCCGGCACCGGCTCCTGGATGTTGTCGAGCGCCTGGGCCACGGCATCCTCGAACTCTTCCAGCGGACAGCTCTTGGAGAGGACATGGACGCCTGGGAGCCGGGGCGCCCGCCTGGAGCTGTGCAGGATGATGGGAATGCCCTCGAGCCCTGGGTCCCGCAGGAGGCTCTGGCAGAGCTCGACCCCGTCCATCCGAGGCATCATCCAATCCGTCACGATCAGGTCCGGCCGCTGCTGATGGGCCTTCTCCAATGCTTCCATGCCATCGTGCGCCTGGATGACCTGGTCGCCCATGATTTCAAGTACGTCGGTGTAGAGGTCCAGCAAGTCCGGTTCGTCGTCGACCAGGAGAATCATGCTCACGGTGGCATCCCCTCTTTCCGGAGCGCCTGACCTGGATGGCTATCTCGCGCCCCTCAATTGGGAGGAGTCGCCCTCACTGCCGGTGTGATTTCATGGTCGGCCATGACCATCGCCAGCCGTGTCCTCGCACGTCTCCTGGAATTTCCACCCGCGGACACCCACGACGTCACCGTCGAGCGGGACATCGAGGTGCCGATGCCCGATGGAATCAAGCTGCTGACCGATCGGTACGCCCCTCGTGGTGGTGGCAGGCTTCCGACCCTCCTCGTGCGCTCGCCCTATGGCAGACGGGGCTTCTTCGGCCTCCAGTTCGGAAGACTCTTCGCCGAGCGTGGCTTCCAGGTGCTCGTCCAGAGCGTCCGCGGCACCTTCGGCTCGGGCGGCCAACTCGACCCGTTCCGCAACGAGCGGGCCGATGGGTTGGCGACACTCGAGTGGATGAAGAAGCAGGACTGGTTCTCCGGCGAGTTCGCCACGCATGGGCCCAGCTACCTCGGCCTCGTGCAATGGGCGCTCGCCCGTGACGCGGGTCCCGCCTTGAAGGCGATGGTGGCGCACGTGACCGCGTCCCAGTTCCGGGACCAGACCTACGCGGGCGGCGCCTACTCGCTCGATACCACGCTGTCCTGGGTCCACCTCGTCCGCACCCAGGAGAAGGCCGGACTGGCGGCCGTGCTCGCGCGGCTCGGCGCGGCCCGCAAGCTCAAGCCCCTCTTCCAACACCTGCCGTTGAACGAGGTGGACGCGCTCGCGGTCGGAGAGCGGGTCCCCTTCTTCCAGGACTGGCTCGAGCACGATGCGCCGGGAGACCCGTGGTGGAACCCCGCGGACTTCAGCGGCTCGGTCTCCGAGGTCACCGCTCCCGTGCATCTGATCGGCGGCTGGTACGACATCTTCCTGCCCTGGCAGATGAATGATTACGCCGCGCTCCGCCGGGCCGGGCGTGCCCCCTACCTGACCATCGGGCCCTGGACCCACGCCGCTCCCGCGGGAATGGCGGCCGCCGCGCGCGAATCCCTGGTGTGGCTCGAGGCCCACCTCAAGGGTGACCGTAGTCGTTTGCGCGAGGCCCCCGTCCGCCTCTTCGTCATGGGCGCGAACGCCTGGCGCGACTTCTCCGAGTGGCCTCCGCCAGGCGCCCGCTCCCAGCGCTGGCACCTGCAAGCGGGCCGGGGCCTCTCTCCCGCCACGCCTTCGGCCTCGGAGCCCGACCGCTACCGCTACGACCCGGCCAACCCGACCCCCACCGTGGGCGGTGCCCTCCTGACGAACGAGGCGGGCCCGAGGGACAACCGCGAGTTGGAAACGCGGCCCGACATCCTCACGTACACCAGCGCGCCGCTCGAGAAGGACCTCGAGGTCATCGGCCCCGTCCAGGCCGAGCTCTTCGTCCGCTCCAGCCTCCAACACACCGACTTCTTCGCCCGGCTGTGTGATGTCGACCCATCGGGCAGGTCCATCAACATCTGCGATGGGCTG contains:
- a CDS encoding response regulator, with the translated sequence MILLVDDEPDLLDLYTDVLEIMGDQVIQAHDGMEALEKAHQQRPDLIVTDWMMPRMDGVELCQSLLRDPGLEGIPIILHSSRRAPRLPGVHVLSKSCPLEEFEDAVAQALDNIQEPVPAPAPEQSAAEAY
- a CDS encoding CocE/NonD family hydrolase, whose protein sequence is MTIASRVLARLLEFPPADTHDVTVERDIEVPMPDGIKLLTDRYAPRGGGRLPTLLVRSPYGRRGFFGLQFGRLFAERGFQVLVQSVRGTFGSGGQLDPFRNERADGLATLEWMKKQDWFSGEFATHGPSYLGLVQWALARDAGPALKAMVAHVTASQFRDQTYAGGAYSLDTTLSWVHLVRTQEKAGLAAVLARLGAARKLKPLFQHLPLNEVDALAVGERVPFFQDWLEHDAPGDPWWNPADFSGSVSEVTAPVHLIGGWYDIFLPWQMNDYAALRRAGRAPYLTIGPWTHAAPAGMAAAARESLVWLEAHLKGDRSRLREAPVRLFVMGANAWRDFSEWPPPGARSQRWHLQAGRGLSPATPSASEPDRYRYDPANPTPTVGGALLTNEAGPRDNRELETRPDILTYTSAPLEKDLEVIGPVQAELFVRSSLQHTDFFARLCDVDPSGRSINICDGLLRLVPGRPAPEPDGTSRVSIDLWPTAHRFLAGHRLRLQVSSGAHPRFARNTGSGEPLATAKTLVPADQSVFHDPAHPSALILPVMG